The Camelina sativa cultivar DH55 chromosome 16, Cs, whole genome shotgun sequence sequence CGATCAGTAATTTGGAAAACACAACCGCGCTCTCTAGTCAACTGAGAAACAGAGATAAGATGACACTTCAACtcatcaacaaagaaaacattgtgAAGACTTAATGAAGAACCAAACACCACACGGCCGATCTTAGTAGAAGAGGTGAAACGACCATCAGGAAGCTTGATAATAACCGGTGCCATATCACAAACATCAACCAAATATTCAAGAGAACCTGTCATGTGGTTATAGGCACCAGTATCGATAATCCAGGattcaaaaaaatacataccCGTGGGAGGGTTAGCCGAGCGAGATTTCTTTTCAGCAAGAATGTTCTGTAGAAGCTTCCAATCATCGTTACTTAAACCACTAAGACCAATACGATCAGCTGATGTTAAAGGTGAGGTATTGTTGACCGTAGCAGTGTGAAAAACAGGGTGATGTGAAGGTTGCAGTGTAGAGATAGTATTCACATGAGCTGAAGTTGTGCCTTGGCCAAACATTGAGCCCACAAATGTAGTCGTGACACCACGAGCCGAAGATCCGGAAGCAGTGCCGCTGTTACCTCCAGGCTTAGGACGAAGAGATTTGTCATTCCACCATTCTGGATAACCAATTTTCTTGAAGCAGTTTTCTCCGAGATGACCAGTGCGACCACATACGTTACAGATCGAAGAAGTTTTGTTCACGAAAGGTTTTCTTGGAACATTGGTCTGAACCGCAAAGCTTACACCGTCGGACCGTTCTTCATGTATGCGACTCGAAAGCTTTGATTCCTCATCTTGAATCAAAGTGTTATATGCTTCTTCGAGACTCGGTAGAGGGACCCGAGAGAGCAGAGATGATTTAACGGCGTCGTACAAGGTATCGTCGAGACCCATGAGAAACTGATGAAGTTTGTCTTCCTCACGCTCTCGACGTACTTCCTCCATAGTTTTAGCTTTCTGATAATCAGCAAGATTTCCCCACAACTTAGTCAGTTTACCATAAGAAGATTCAATAGTAAGACCTTTTTGTCGACAGTTAGCCAGTTCTGTCTTGAGACGTTGAACTCGTTGTCCGTTCTTCACACCAAACCGTTTCTGAACATGAGTCCAGAGTTCATGAGAGTTATTGAGGTGAGACAGCGAGGAGGAGAGACTTTCTTCAATGGTAAGTTTGATCCAGGACACCACCAGTCCATTGTTTGCGATCCAGTCTTCAAAATCAACATCGTCTTCCAGTGGTTGAGGTATAGATCCGTTGACGAAGCCAAATTTTTTTCCGGACCTGGAGAGCAAGTTTAAGATTGTTTGCCCATTCATCATAGTTTGAACCTCGTAACAGAGGTTTGGAGATTAAAGTTCCGGGATTATCACCGGAAGTTAAATCATATGGTGATATGGTTCGACGAGATTCAGGACGGGATGGGGTTATTGCTGTTGTGAGAGCCGATGACGTAGATGGTGAAGTCGACATCGGTGAAGAGAGAAACGGAAAATTTTGAGAAACGAAGAAAAGTGTTTGTGCGGAATTTTAGATCACAAGATCGAACACCTAAGACCTCTTTGAAGTTTTAGGTCttaaggctctgataccatgtcaaGAAACCTTGTTGTATTGTATTAATGTGTTTCTTAGGTTGTAAGTCACATTgtgtttgagtatatatatgtcATGGTCTCAGATACAGAAGTTGACCTAATCATCTAAGAGACCGCATTAACTTATATGGGCTATACAGCCCAATAGTCTTTTAACGATCATTGAGTCATGCAAGTAACAAAtttgacaaatttatttttataaaacattttattgCAATATCTTCTAGAACAACATAGCAAAGGAAGACTTTATCAATTAACGAACAAGAAACAGCAAAAGAAATCTGGAGTTTGTGTAACCTAACatatatgtaagaaaaatgACATTAGAACTGCCGAATTATTCATCCTTCATGTATTTCGTGGATCACCTATTTATAGATACATTGATTGTAACTAGGGTCCGTGGAAGTGAGTATGCCACTATTTGGGAAATAGAACAGACATGCCTCGTTGGTTCGGCCATGGCTTTGATAATAATCGTTCATCAAATATGATGCATGGCTTATTGTAGTATTGGGTTTAAAACATGCTCCACTCGGTAGGATTGGTCTACAATCAATCCCATTACTACACGCAAAATTGATGTTATCTTCTAGCTGCTCATCCTTGGCCGTCTGTTTTGACACACACCACTGTTTTGAGCTTGCCACGGGAAGGTGGTTGATCATGATGGATGATAGGAGGATTGCGATGAGCGACAACAACGGCGAAATGTTTGCCatctcttaaaaaaaacaaaataaatctataaGCTGTTTGGTATAGTGAAGTGATGATTTCTTATGtggtttatatttatactaGAGGAATGTacgaaagaaaaggaaataataaatatgtgaCATAAAAGACTTTGTTGTACATAACAAATGagaaagatttgtaaatagTAACGTAGGATTGAAGAGGAACGATGCCGAAGATACTAggctttgtttcttgttttactCTGTTACTACTGTTATGTTTTTTCCCTTGGTTGTTCTTGCAACATTCCTGTTCCCTTCTTATTAATtcatgagttaaaaaaaaaaatagtaacgtAGGAAGAAAA is a genomic window containing:
- the LOC104753409 gene encoding major pollen allergen Ole e 10-like, whose amino-acid sequence is MANISPLLSLIAILLSSIMINHLPVASSKQWCVSKQTAKDEQLEDNINFACSNGIDCRPILPSGACFKPNTTISHASYLMNDYYQSHGRTNEACLFYFPNSGILTSTDPSYNQCIYK